A region from the Cannabis sativa cultivar Pink pepper isolate KNU-18-1 chromosome 9, ASM2916894v1, whole genome shotgun sequence genome encodes:
- the LOC115721954 gene encoding uncharacterized protein LOC115721954: MEESPSQQDHGTCFTEGDNGLSKISINLRPLNVSDIDAFMVWATDKEVARFCTWEPYTSKEDGINFIKDKVIPHPWFRAICINDTPIGAISVTANSGNDKCRGELGYVLGTKYWGKGIATEAVKMVSEIIFKEWPHLVRLEALVDVENIGSQRVLEKVGFLREGILRKYMLLKGRYRDMVMFSILSGSH; encoded by the coding sequence ATGGAGGAAAGTCCTAGCCAACAAGATCATGGAACTTGTTTCACAGAAGGTGACAATGGATTGTCGAAAATCTCCATCAACCTCAGGCCATTGAATGTTTCTGACATAGATGCTTTCATGGTATGGGCCACAGATAAAGAAGTGGCTCGTTTTTGCACTTGGGAACCTTACACCAGCAAAGAGGATGGCATAAATTTCATCAAGGATAAGGTAATCCCTCACCCTTGGTTCAGGGCAATCTGCATAAACGACACCCCAATAGGTGCCATTTCGGTGACCGCGAATTCGGGCAATGATAAATGCAGAGGAGAGCTTGGTTATGTTCTTGGGACCAAATATTGGGGTAAAGGAATTGCAACTGAGGCTGTGAAAATGGTTTCTGAGATAATATTCAAAGAATGGCCACATTTGGTGAGACTTGAGGCTTTGGTAGATGTGGAAAATATAGGCTCTCAAAGGGTTCTTGAGAAAGTTGGGTTTTTAAGAGAAGGGATTCTTAGGAAGTATATGTTGCTCAAAGGAAGGTATAGAGATATGGTGATGTTTAGTATCCTTTCTGGTTCACATTAA